A stretch of the candidate division WOR-3 bacterium genome encodes the following:
- a CDS encoding two-component regulator propeller domain-containing protein: MMVIIIFSFLCANFGNWQTFTNTNFITDICGNDSVLNIATAGGVTIVRTRPEPTPIRTFVHTDGLGVNRCLSIYQDSDDNLWIGTDGAGLAVIPKDSTRALLYRQHDLPLKVRVVVGESNRILCGTEQGLYVLHLAGTPLEFNDDVIEYYNYSRVRELLSDRILSLLVTDSFYWVGTNLGLSCVDRYFRHWRPFRRPLGDSVSALVFLPDARVVAGTEAGLVIGDTAGFIPLLIFPQTKTVRDMVAQGYDIYLATSDTLFKIDTSGCAQPVLVGDVRAIWIGETFWVGLGGGEAWGWGLRYLRSGQSWQSFSFNCISSGEISDCAFGKDSSVYLGHNSSWFSRIMPDGTIRILVSPLPWVVQIRCDSKGRIWFSHFSYQGGVTVYDPVADTWGIFQWGESTRRNVCQAFGLDRWDTKWVFNMGGAIVAIDSLGREQEFYLPELVPPTGGSYEFAFDSQNRVWLGLTNGLEELDYNGTLFDPSDDRHTLYNQGLPASEVRSVAVDPQDRVWVATPQGGAMWNGRAFQVYTTANSRLLSNNLYRVRVDGAGRVWFLSDSGLSIFDVATNTWTNYNAKNSGIIPNPQGLTGFYTALDLDPIQGRAGIGTLRGFSLFTYAKEEDTTAMRLKVFPNPCILGLHQGVNIEGLPNDARVKVYTLSGEPVAELSVEPTLGRASWVLTNKKVATGIYLIVATSGKGVQTERCALVRP, encoded by the coding sequence ATGATGGTAATCATCATATTTTCTTTTCTTTGCGCTAACTTCGGGAACTGGCAGACATTTACAAATACAAACTTCATCACCGACATCTGTGGCAACGACTCGGTACTGAATATTGCTACGGCTGGTGGGGTGACGATAGTAAGGACCAGACCAGAGCCAACTCCTATCAGGACATTTGTTCATACTGACGGGCTGGGAGTAAACCGTTGTCTGAGCATCTATCAGGACTCAGATGATAATCTCTGGATTGGAACCGATGGTGCCGGTTTAGCGGTAATTCCTAAGGATTCAACCCGCGCACTTTTATATCGCCAGCATGACCTCCCGTTAAAGGTGAGGGTTGTGGTTGGGGAGAGTAATAGAATTCTCTGTGGCACTGAACAAGGGCTTTATGTGCTTCATCTTGCAGGGACGCCACTGGAGTTCAATGATGATGTAATTGAGTATTATAACTATTCTCGCGTCCGCGAGCTTTTAAGCGACCGCATTCTTTCCCTTTTGGTGACCGACAGTTTTTACTGGGTTGGCACCAACTTAGGTCTTAGTTGTGTTGACCGGTATTTCAGGCACTGGCGTCCTTTCCGGCGACCTTTGGGCGACTCGGTTTCAGCCTTGGTATTTTTGCCCGATGCAAGGGTTGTTGCCGGTACCGAAGCCGGGTTGGTGATAGGTGATACTGCTGGTTTTATCCCGCTGCTGATTTTTCCCCAGACAAAAACGGTCAGGGACATGGTGGCTCAAGGATATGATATTTATCTGGCTACAAGTGATACTCTTTTCAAAATTGACACGAGCGGTTGTGCCCAGCCTGTTTTGGTGGGTGATGTGCGGGCTATCTGGATTGGCGAGACCTTCTGGGTCGGGCTTGGAGGTGGCGAAGCCTGGGGTTGGGGGTTGCGTTATCTGCGTAGCGGTCAATCTTGGCAAAGCTTCTCCTTTAACTGCATCAGTTCGGGTGAAATCAGTGATTGTGCATTTGGCAAGGACTCCAGTGTCTATCTCGGTCACAACTCCAGCTGGTTTTCCCGGATAATGCCAGATGGCACCATCCGTATCCTTGTTTCGCCCCTTCCTTGGGTTGTCCAGATTAGATGTGACTCCAAAGGTAGAATCTGGTTTTCCCATTTTTCCTATCAGGGTGGTGTAACTGTTTATGACCCGGTCGCAGACACCTGGGGTATTTTTCAATGGGGGGAATCTACCCGCCGTAATGTCTGTCAGGCTTTCGGGCTTGACCGTTGGGATACAAAATGGGTCTTTAATATGGGAGGGGCGATAGTGGCGATAGACTCTCTGGGCAGGGAGCAGGAGTTCTATCTCCCAGAGCTTGTTCCGCCAACCGGCGGTTCGTACGAGTTTGCCTTTGACTCCCAAAATCGGGTATGGCTTGGTCTCACCAATGGTCTTGAGGAACTGGATTATAACGGCACCCTTTTTGACCCCAGTGATGACCGGCACACCCTTTACAACCAAGGTCTGCCCGCAAGCGAGGTTCGTTCGGTGGCGGTTGACCCGCAGGACAGGGTTTGGGTTGCCACTCCCCAGGGCGGAGCGATGTGGAACGGAAGAGCATTTCAGGTTTATACAACCGCCAACAGCCGGCTCCTCTCCAACAACCTTTACCGGGTCAGAGTGGATGGGGCGGGCAGGGTTTGGTTTCTTTCTGATTCAGGTCTTTCAATATTTGATGTGGCAACTAACACCTGGACAAATTACAATGCGAAGAACTCTGGCATTATACCTAACCCTCAAGGTTTAACAGGATTTTATACTGCGCTGGACTTAGACCCGATCCAGGGGCGAGCAGGGATTGGGACGCTGCGGGGTTTCTCATTATTCACCTATGCAAAAGAGGAGGATACCACCGCAATGAGGTTGAAGGTCTTCCCCAATCCCTGTATTTTGGGGTTGCATCAGGGGGTAAATATTGAAGGGTTACCTAACGATGCCCGGGTAAAGGTTTACACCCTCAGCGGCGAGCCGGTGGCAGAGTTGTCAGTTGAGCCAACGCTGGGCAGGGCATCCTGGGTGCTAACAAATAAAAAGGTGGCAACCGGAATTTATCTCATCGTTGCCACAAGTGGCAAAGGGGTGCAAACAGAAAGGTGCGCCCTGGTTCGCCCGTAA
- the wbaP gene encoding undecaprenyl-phosphate galactose phosphotransferase WbaP, producing MRRLKGMLSIIFLIVADVVAMLGSYFLGYLVRAIWAGGSPIGELAATTLLSRIYLVLVYPFVFAYEGLYTKRLTDWEERRRCLRGVIIGSALLTILLFMFRLWIFSRFVVLLAVPFGILLVPLFRTGLKRVLVRMGIFQQPLVIVGSEEASRAFEAEISKHQTMGYSIVKHIVCEQPDEDITELLDRAEVPSGALVVVLADSFTEEGLRRIFNYAERRFGELMVLPSASLLASSTADVEQVGSLLVLKYRYNLLRPLNIWTKQVFEFMASLLLMLLLLPLFGLLALLVKISSPGPVFFRQQRIGKGGRVFTCLKFRTMYQDAEARLQDILGKNQAIREEWERYARITDDPRVTPLGRFLRRFSLDELPQLINVIRGEMAVVGPRPYLPSELDRVGGYIGTIVRVRPGLTGLWQVSGRAELPFHERMVLDEYYIRNWSLWLDFSILVRTIKAVLSGRGAY from the coding sequence ATGAGACGACTGAAAGGAATGCTTTCCATAATATTCCTGATTGTGGCAGATGTGGTGGCGATGCTTGGTAGTTATTTTCTGGGTTATCTGGTTCGGGCGATTTGGGCAGGTGGCAGTCCTATAGGAGAATTGGCAGCGACAACGCTTCTGAGCCGGATATATCTGGTTTTGGTCTATCCTTTTGTGTTCGCATATGAGGGGCTCTACACAAAAAGACTGACCGACTGGGAGGAACGCCGGCGCTGTCTAAGAGGGGTGATAATTGGGAGTGCCCTTCTCACCATTCTCCTATTTATGTTCCGGCTCTGGATATTTTCCCGGTTTGTTGTGCTCCTGGCAGTTCCTTTCGGGATTTTGCTCGTGCCACTATTCCGAACCGGTCTCAAACGGGTGCTGGTGAGAATGGGAATTTTCCAGCAGCCGCTGGTGATTGTTGGCTCTGAAGAGGCAAGTCGGGCCTTTGAGGCTGAGATTTCAAAACACCAAACAATGGGATATTCAATCGTTAAACATATTGTTTGTGAACAACCGGATGAGGATATCACCGAACTTTTAGACAGAGCCGAAGTTCCTTCAGGGGCACTGGTAGTGGTGCTGGCTGATTCTTTTACTGAGGAGGGCCTAAGAAGGATATTTAATTATGCTGAGCGCCGTTTTGGTGAGCTGATGGTCCTGCCCAGTGCGAGCCTATTGGCAAGTTCAACAGCCGATGTTGAGCAGGTTGGGAGTCTCTTGGTTTTGAAATACCGTTACAATCTCTTACGACCCCTCAACATCTGGACAAAGCAGGTTTTTGAATTTATGGCGAGCCTTCTCCTGATGCTACTCCTTTTGCCGCTATTCGGGCTTTTGGCGCTTTTGGTAAAAATTTCATCTCCCGGACCGGTGTTCTTCCGGCAGCAACGGATTGGTAAAGGAGGTAGGGTTTTCACCTGTCTAAAGTTCCGCACAATGTATCAGGATGCAGAGGCGCGGTTACAAGATATCCTTGGTAAAAATCAGGCGATAAGAGAGGAGTGGGAAAGGTATGCCCGTATCACTGATGACCCGCGAGTAACCCCACTTGGCAGATTCCTGCGTCGTTTCAGCCTGGATGAACTGCCCCAACTGATTAATGTCATCCGAGGAGAAATGGCGGTGGTTGGACCAAGACCCTATCTACCGAGCGAACTCGACCGGGTCGGAGGTTACATCGGAACGATTGTGCGGGTGCGTCCGGGTCTCACCGGACTTTGGCAGGTGTCCGGTCGGGCAGAACTGCCTTTTCACGAACGGATGGTCTTAGATGAGTACTACATTAGAAACTGGTCATTGTGGCTGGATTTTTCCATCCTGGTCAGAACGATAAAAGCGGTTTTGTCAGGGAGAGGCGCTTATTGA
- a CDS encoding glycosyltransferase family 2 protein codes for MISIVFVNYNSADFLECALQSLSSSELDKEVIVVDNASNERKRLIDLCQKHHALLVLLKRNQGYGRAANQGFRYARGRYVAVANPDIQFLPLALTRLVSFLDTHPEAGVVSPQLLYPDLKPQPSCRRFPKLRYVLAGRRSPLLRLFPRFAPAREFLYLNFLGQESQTSTGSAVPVDAVIGTMMLFRREALEAVKGFDETYFMFAEDLDICQRLRDQGWEVFLEPRANIIHHYGGVRRRFRRFTEFQRIKGLHRFFTQRVGKLKRVLLTVGFAGYYFVLEAVGLLGLGEFEYSWQGKRR; via the coding sequence GTGATCTCAATTGTTTTTGTCAATTATAACTCGGCTGACTTTCTCGAATGCGCGCTCCAAAGCCTTTCCTCATCCGAACTGGACAAGGAGGTGATTGTCGTGGACAACGCTTCAAACGAGCGAAAACGGCTTATTGATTTATGCCAAAAACATCACGCCCTCCTGGTGTTGTTAAAAAGGAATCAAGGCTATGGGAGAGCCGCAAATCAAGGGTTTCGTTATGCCCGAGGAAGATATGTGGCGGTTGCCAATCCTGATATTCAATTTCTGCCGCTGGCGTTAACCAGGCTGGTCAGTTTTTTAGATACCCATCCCGAGGCGGGAGTTGTCTCGCCGCAACTCCTTTATCCGGATTTAAAACCCCAGCCTTCCTGTCGGAGGTTTCCGAAGCTGCGTTATGTACTGGCAGGCAGGCGCTCGCCCTTGTTGAGGCTCTTTCCCCGTTTCGCACCGGCAAGGGAGTTTTTATATCTTAACTTCTTAGGTCAAGAATCACAAACATCAACCGGTTCTGCAGTTCCGGTTGATGCGGTTATCGGCACGATGATGCTATTCCGAAGAGAGGCACTTGAGGCGGTAAAAGGTTTTGATGAGACCTACTTTATGTTCGCTGAAGATTTGGACATCTGTCAACGCCTGCGTGATCAGGGTTGGGAGGTTTTTTTAGAACCCAGGGCAAATATTATTCATCACTATGGTGGCGTGCGCAGGCGGTTCCGCCGTTTTACCGAGTTCCAGCGTATAAAGGGGCTCCATAGATTCTTCACCCAGAGGGTAGGGAAATTAAAAAGGGTTCTTTTGACCGTCGGTTTTGCCGGGTATTACTTTGTTCTTGAGGCGGTGGGTCTTTTGGGTTTAGGGGAGTTTGAGTACTCCTGGCAAGGGAAGAGAAGATGA